One window of Phycisphaerae bacterium genomic DNA carries:
- the ald gene encoding alanine dehydrogenase, giving the protein MIVGVVKEIKPHEYRVGMIPSGAAAFVQAGHSVLVEKDAGAGSGFLDQDYVEAGAKVVDRASDVWAKAEMVMKVKEPQPVEIKSLRRDQVLFTYFHFAADRELTEGVLHSGCVAIAYETVRDRKGTLPLLTPMSEVAGKMSVQEGAKYLERPMMGRGILLGGVPGVEPATVLILGGGVVGTNAAKVAAGLGAHVLLMDVSLERLRYLSDVMPANVTPLFSDPALIAYHLREADLVIGAVLIPGARCPVLIRRDHLKTMKPGAVIVDVGVDQGGCCETIRPTTHDNPTYIVDDVVHYGVANMPGAVGRTSTFALTNATMPYALRLANMGYQAACKADPGLAAGVDIHKGMLVNRDVAETFGLEYRAWEP; this is encoded by the coding sequence ATGATCGTTGGCGTCGTTAAAGAGATCAAGCCGCACGAGTATCGCGTAGGAATGATTCCCTCCGGGGCGGCTGCGTTCGTACAGGCCGGGCACTCAGTCCTGGTTGAGAAGGACGCCGGAGCGGGTTCGGGTTTTCTCGACCAGGACTATGTCGAGGCAGGCGCGAAGGTGGTCGATCGCGCATCGGATGTCTGGGCCAAGGCCGAGATGGTCATGAAAGTAAAGGAGCCTCAGCCGGTCGAAATCAAGTCACTTCGCCGCGATCAGGTCCTCTTTACCTACTTTCATTTCGCCGCCGACCGCGAACTGACGGAAGGCGTGCTTCACAGCGGGTGCGTCGCCATCGCTTATGAGACCGTGCGCGACCGGAAGGGCACCTTGCCGCTGCTGACCCCCATGAGCGAGGTTGCCGGCAAGATGAGCGTTCAAGAGGGGGCGAAGTATCTTGAACGGCCGATGATGGGCCGCGGCATTCTGCTCGGTGGAGTGCCGGGCGTGGAGCCTGCGACGGTTTTGATTCTCGGCGGCGGCGTGGTCGGTACGAATGCGGCGAAGGTCGCCGCCGGCCTGGGCGCGCATGTGCTGTTGATGGATGTCAGCCTCGAGCGCCTGCGATACCTGTCGGATGTTATGCCTGCGAATGTCACGCCGTTGTTCAGTGATCCGGCGTTGATCGCATACCACCTTCGCGAGGCTGATCTGGTGATTGGGGCGGTGCTGATTCCGGGGGCGCGCTGCCCGGTTCTGATTCGTCGTGACCATCTTAAGACGATGAAACCCGGCGCGGTGATCGTGGACGTCGGCGTTGATCAGGGCGGTTGCTGCGAGACGATTCGTCCCACGACTCACGACAATCCGACGTACATCGTAGACGATGTCGTGCATTACGGTGTGGCCAACATGCCCGGCGCCGTGGGGCGAACAAGCACCTTCGCGCTGACCAACGCCACGATGCCCTACGCCCTCCGGCTGGCGAACATGGGCTATCAGGCCGCGTGCAAGGCCGATCCCGGACTCGCCGCGGGCGTCGACATCCACAAAGGAATGCTCGTCAACCGCGACGTGGCGGAGACCTTCGGCTTGGAATATCGCGCGTGGGAGCCATAA
- a CDS encoding biotin/lipoyl-binding protein: protein MSRGIIIFLIVLGVLFGGFLLISQSNLLSMSNPWLDGIRDKTSRGDLVIPVTATGVVEAAQYIQVKSKASGIVDQIPVLEGQMVRKGDVLVVLDPVDEKRAVEARQSEVDRSQSGLEKAKIALEKARVDLPNQTRTAQARLSDARARLATTQFQYDKVMKMVGDLHDAGTYSEQEIVTVTASRESALAAVELAEIDVITSENNEKVLLKSAEEDVTQAEAAHLTAVKNLEDAKQRLDETVVRASADAMVYSIQTRVGEAIQSGTQSLTGGTPLMMLADVSAMFVIAQIDEADIGEIREIAPDYARPGKTQKLEESEYVRKAREVIERASASGQQLSPDEQQTLLGEAEKRAIEAEGISVRARPVTVTVDAYRTETYVGVIERILPAPERLTNAVTFKVRIRLLGEDLEKLNGLQADLEFETETKRGVVLVKNEALSSEGRQCYVYVPHRESKSDRWGEKKLPVKIGATDGSYTEVVSGLKEGEEVWTKRPQLTDKERRQTEG from the coding sequence ATGAGTCGCGGAATCATCATCTTTCTAATCGTGCTCGGCGTACTTTTCGGTGGGTTCTTACTGATCAGCCAGTCAAACCTGCTGTCGATGTCGAATCCCTGGCTTGACGGCATTCGCGACAAGACGAGCCGCGGGGATCTGGTCATTCCGGTGACGGCGACGGGCGTGGTTGAGGCAGCACAGTATATCCAGGTGAAGTCGAAGGCCAGCGGCATCGTCGATCAGATTCCGGTGCTGGAAGGCCAGATGGTTCGCAAGGGCGATGTGCTTGTCGTGCTCGATCCGGTGGATGAGAAGCGTGCGGTCGAAGCGAGGCAGTCGGAAGTTGATCGCTCGCAGTCGGGTCTTGAGAAGGCGAAGATCGCGTTGGAGAAGGCCCGCGTGGACCTTCCGAACCAGACTCGAACGGCCCAGGCTCGCCTGAGTGATGCCCGGGCCCGTCTAGCGACGACTCAATTCCAGTATGACAAGGTCATGAAGATGGTCGGCGATCTGCATGACGCCGGCACCTACAGTGAGCAGGAAATCGTGACGGTGACCGCCAGCCGCGAGAGCGCACTGGCCGCCGTTGAACTGGCGGAGATCGACGTCATCACTTCGGAGAACAATGAGAAGGTTCTGCTGAAGAGCGCGGAAGAGGATGTGACCCAGGCAGAGGCGGCGCATCTGACGGCCGTGAAGAACCTGGAAGATGCGAAGCAGCGGCTTGATGAGACGGTCGTTCGTGCGTCGGCGGACGCAATGGTTTACAGCATTCAGACGCGCGTTGGCGAGGCGATTCAGAGCGGTACGCAGTCGCTGACAGGCGGCACGCCCCTGATGATGCTGGCGGACGTCAGCGCGATGTTCGTCATCGCCCAGATCGACGAGGCGGACATCGGTGAGATTCGCGAGATCGCCCCGGACTATGCTCGTCCCGGCAAGACGCAGAAGCTTGAAGAGTCAGAGTATGTTCGGAAGGCTCGCGAAGTTATCGAGCGTGCGAGTGCCTCCGGCCAGCAACTCAGTCCGGACGAACAGCAGACGCTGCTGGGTGAGGCTGAGAAGCGTGCGATTGAGGCGGAGGGGATTTCGGTTCGCGCCCGGCCTGTGACCGTGACTGTGGATGCGTATCGCACGGAGACGTATGTCGGCGTGATCGAGCGGATTCTGCCGGCGCCGGAGCGCTTGACCAATGCAGTGACGTTCAAGGTGCGCATACGACTTCTGGGCGAAGACCTTGAGAAGTTGAATGGTCTTCAGGCTGACCTTGAGTTCGAGACTGAGACCAAGCGCGGTGTTGTACTCGTGAAGAATGAGGCGCTTTCCAGCGAAGGTCGGCAATGCTACGTCTATGTGCCCCATCGCGAGAGCAAGAGTGATCGGTGGGGCGAAAAGAAGCTTCCGGTCAAGATCGGTGCGACCGACGGTTCGTATACCGAGGTGGTGTCCGGCCTGAAGGAAGGTGAGGAGGTCTGGACGAAGCGACCTCAACTGACGGACAAGGAGCGTCGCCAGACCGAGGGTTGA
- a CDS encoding HRDC domain-containing protein: MGAAPAKVQLVTTADQLEAMCRGARAAGWCAFDTEFVGEDQFRPELCLIQLAYDNTCCLIDPLGGLDVTSIWELIADKDVLVIVHAGSEDIAQCWDQIGKPPARVFDLQVAAGFVGTDYPISLMRLAMSTLGQKIHKSQTLSNWRQRPLSGEQLKYAVEDVIHLRPIYERVHGRLEMLGRTAWLWEECDGLCKSAAEPEEEVQKLRRLRGSGSLEGRELAIAHALVEAREQIARQYNRPARVVLKDHLLVEIARRGWTDVKRMQTLRGMNLSVSALQLLAEAIERAKRLPQSEWPELPNQEDTHTEQVMISLLTAVLFDFCNANDLAYGLLSKKQSLRAYIRSFTREGAELDGHPFGAGWRREAVGELLEGIMTGRRTIRVGSESAGLLRLKYGD; this comes from the coding sequence ATGGGCGCCGCGCCTGCGAAGGTCCAACTCGTGACGACCGCCGATCAACTGGAGGCGATGTGCCGCGGCGCGCGCGCGGCTGGCTGGTGCGCGTTTGATACGGAATTCGTGGGGGAAGACCAGTTTCGGCCGGAATTGTGCCTCATTCAGTTGGCATATGACAACACGTGCTGCCTGATTGATCCGCTGGGCGGTCTGGATGTTACATCGATCTGGGAGTTGATCGCGGACAAGGATGTGCTTGTCATCGTTCATGCCGGGAGCGAGGACATTGCCCAGTGCTGGGATCAGATCGGCAAGCCGCCGGCGCGGGTATTTGATTTGCAGGTGGCTGCCGGTTTTGTCGGTACGGATTATCCAATCAGCCTGATGCGGCTGGCGATGTCAACGCTGGGCCAGAAGATACACAAATCGCAGACTTTATCGAACTGGCGGCAGCGCCCTCTCAGTGGCGAGCAGTTGAAGTATGCAGTCGAAGACGTGATTCACCTGAGGCCGATTTACGAGCGCGTTCACGGACGATTGGAGATGCTTGGCCGGACGGCGTGGCTCTGGGAGGAGTGCGACGGGCTTTGCAAGTCCGCGGCCGAACCGGAGGAAGAGGTTCAGAAGCTTCGGCGATTGCGCGGCTCGGGATCGCTGGAGGGCCGGGAGTTGGCGATCGCACATGCGCTGGTCGAGGCGCGGGAGCAGATCGCGAGGCAGTACAACCGGCCGGCGCGGGTGGTTTTGAAGGATCATCTGCTGGTGGAAATTGCCCGTCGCGGCTGGACGGACGTGAAGAGAATGCAGACGCTGCGGGGCATGAACCTGAGTGTGTCGGCTTTGCAGCTTCTTGCCGAGGCGATTGAACGAGCGAAGCGGCTTCCGCAGAGTGAGTGGCCGGAGCTGCCGAACCAGGAAGACACGCACACTGAACAGGTGATGATCTCGCTGTTGACCGCCGTACTGTTTGATTTCTGCAATGCCAATGACTTGGCATATGGTCTGCTCAGCAAGAAACAGTCGCTTCGCGCCTATATTCGTTCGTTCACTCGCGAAGGCGCGGAGCTGGATGGGCATCCATTCGGTGCCGGTTGGCGCCGTGAAGCGGTCGGCGAGCTGCTTGAAGGGATCATGACGGGGCGGCGGACGATTCGCGTGGGTAGCGAGAGCGCCGGGCTGCTGCGGCTTAAATACGGTGATTAG
- a CDS encoding sigma-54-dependent Fis family transcriptional regulator: MNQSRTSANRHGSAQPRTLDTATEKNASRVLIVDDDRIIVDSLAELLRVEGYDPVGVYSVKQAVEQLARGGFAIVISDVNMPESDGFELLRIVRDRHADVVPIVITGYGTIESAVEAIKMGAYDYLTKPIIDDELRLVLERALQQQSLIRENKSLRQRLDLRYSLDRIIGHDYRMLKIFDMIEAVADTKTTVLVSGESGTGKSLIAHALHHRSDRAAGPFVEVSCGAIPEGLLESELFGHVKGSFTGAVNNKDGKFKAAEGGTIFLDEINSASPAFQVKLLRVLQEKCYEPVGSNETVKADVRVVLASNVNLAEEVSQGRFRQDLYYRINVVTIQMPSLVERLGDIPLLAQAFLKKYRAEVKREIIDFTPQAMQTLQAYHWPGNVRELENAVERAVVMCRDRYIDVPHLPAQVLNDAPAKDADGTPLGDFEYKPMPLKDALEEPEKRIIEAALRLNNWNRQSTAEMLDINRTTLYKKMKHYGLEYDPLKHGTR; encoded by the coding sequence ATGAATCAATCTCGAACCAGCGCAAACCGTCATGGCAGCGCCCAGCCTCGCACACTGGACACCGCAACCGAAAAGAACGCCTCGCGCGTGCTGATTGTCGATGACGATCGCATCATCGTGGATTCGCTTGCGGAATTGCTCCGCGTCGAAGGATACGACCCCGTTGGCGTCTACTCCGTGAAGCAGGCTGTCGAGCAACTCGCTCGCGGCGGATTTGCCATCGTCATCTCTGATGTCAACATGCCGGAATCCGACGGCTTCGAACTGCTTCGAATCGTCCGCGATCGACACGCCGACGTCGTCCCGATCGTCATCACGGGCTACGGAACCATCGAATCGGCCGTCGAAGCAATCAAGATGGGCGCGTACGACTACCTGACCAAGCCCATCATCGACGATGAACTGCGCCTGGTGCTCGAGCGCGCGCTCCAGCAGCAGTCGCTCATCCGCGAGAACAAGTCGCTGCGACAGCGCCTGGACCTGCGCTACTCGCTTGATCGCATCATCGGCCACGACTACAGGATGCTGAAAATCTTCGACATGATCGAAGCCGTCGCCGACACGAAAACGACAGTGCTCGTCTCAGGCGAATCGGGCACGGGAAAGAGCCTCATCGCACACGCGCTGCACCATCGATCCGACCGGGCCGCGGGACCTTTCGTGGAAGTCTCCTGCGGCGCCATCCCGGAAGGCCTGCTCGAATCCGAATTGTTCGGGCACGTCAAAGGCAGCTTCACCGGCGCGGTCAACAACAAAGACGGAAAGTTCAAGGCGGCCGAAGGCGGCACGATCTTCCTCGACGAGATCAACTCCGCTTCTCCGGCGTTTCAGGTCAAATTGCTGCGCGTCTTGCAGGAGAAATGCTACGAACCTGTTGGATCGAATGAGACCGTGAAGGCGGATGTTCGCGTGGTGCTTGCGTCGAATGTCAACCTGGCGGAAGAAGTGTCGCAAGGCCGATTCCGACAGGACCTCTACTATCGAATCAACGTGGTCACCATCCAGATGCCCTCGCTGGTCGAGCGACTGGGAGACATTCCCCTGCTCGCACAGGCCTTCCTCAAGAAGTACCGCGCCGAAGTCAAACGCGAAATAATCGATTTCACGCCGCAGGCGATGCAGACTTTGCAGGCCTATCACTGGCCCGGAAATGTTCGCGAACTGGAAAACGCCGTCGAGCGGGCGGTGGTCATGTGCCGCGACCGCTACATCGATGTGCCCCATCTGCCCGCACAGGTCCTTAATGACGCACCAGCGAAAGACGCTGACGGAACACCACTCGGCGATTTCGAATACAAGCCGATGCCCCTCAAGGACGCGCTCGAAGAACCCGAAAAACGAATCATCGAAGCCGCCCTGAGGCTCAACAACTGGAACCGCCAGAGCACCGCCGAGATGCTCGATATCAATCGAACCACACTATACAAGAAAATGAAGCACTACGGACTGGAATACGACCCGCTCAAACACGGCACGCGATAG
- a CDS encoding ABC transporter permease — MRSLWIHPLRSILATLGVIIGVAAVVAAMAILEGMSARMATGFESMGSNKLYVMPEVERRNRRAVGNFDSLELDDAYAIERNCQDTISRAMPQINNSVTVKFRSKSTNASILGATEAYPLINNHNVVEGEFFSRANVQGKASVVVLGSKVKEELFGGRPAIEEKIKISGLGALGTRTLTVIGVMEEKGNVGFTDVDRQIIIPITTAMEKVYGVKYIQTIIAEARSASDADIEAGKSDIKKLLRMRHKIRAGHQDDFQVQAQKEFVQQFGQFQKIIGVVLGSIAGISLVVGGIGIMNIMLVAVTERTREIGVRMAMGAQRLDVMQQFLVEASFVSFLGGALGVAMGWGMANTIEKLTRVFETLTTPWSIAAALAMATFTGIVSGIYPAWKASRLDPVEALRYE; from the coding sequence ATGCGTAGTCTCTGGATTCATCCGCTGCGCAGCATTCTGGCCACGCTTGGAGTCATCATCGGCGTCGCCGCGGTTGTGGCGGCGATGGCGATTCTTGAAGGCATGAGCGCTCGCATGGCGACGGGCTTCGAATCGATGGGGTCCAACAAACTTTACGTGATGCCGGAGGTCGAGCGGCGTAACCGCCGGGCGGTTGGCAACTTCGATTCGCTGGAGCTGGATGATGCCTACGCGATAGAGCGAAACTGCCAGGATACGATTTCTCGCGCCATGCCGCAGATCAACAACTCCGTCACGGTGAAATTCCGATCGAAGTCAACGAATGCGTCGATTCTGGGCGCGACCGAGGCGTATCCGCTGATCAACAATCACAACGTTGTCGAGGGCGAGTTTTTCTCTCGTGCGAACGTGCAGGGGAAGGCCAGCGTTGTCGTCCTGGGTTCGAAGGTGAAGGAAGAGCTTTTCGGCGGCAGGCCTGCGATTGAGGAAAAAATCAAGATCTCCGGTCTTGGGGCGCTTGGGACTCGCACGTTGACCGTCATTGGCGTGATGGAGGAAAAAGGCAACGTCGGTTTCACGGACGTTGATCGCCAGATCATCATCCCGATCACCACGGCGATGGAGAAGGTCTATGGAGTGAAGTACATTCAGACCATCATTGCGGAGGCACGGTCCGCATCCGACGCCGACATCGAGGCCGGGAAGAGCGACATTAAGAAGCTGCTGCGCATGCGGCACAAGATTCGTGCCGGACATCAGGACGATTTCCAGGTGCAGGCTCAGAAGGAATTCGTGCAGCAATTTGGCCAGTTTCAGAAGATCATCGGCGTCGTCCTGGGCTCAATCGCGGGAATCAGCCTTGTCGTCGGCGGAATCGGCATCATGAACATCATGCTGGTTGCGGTGACCGAGCGCACGCGTGAAATCGGAGTTCGCATGGCGATGGGTGCGCAGCGGCTGGATGTGATGCAGCAATTCCTCGTCGAGGCCAGCTTTGTCTCGTTTCTTGGCGGCGCGCTGGGCGTGGCGATGGGCTGGGGCATGGCGAATACCATCGAGAAGCTGACGCGCGTTTTCGAGACGCTTACGACGCCGTGGTCGATTGCGGCCGCCCTCGCCATGGCCACATTCACCGGCATCGTCAGCGGGATTTATCCGGCATGGAAGGCGTCGCGGCTCGACCCGGTGGAGGCGCTGCGGTATGAGTAG
- a CDS encoding ABC transporter ATP-binding protein: MIEIRNFSKHYVMGSTVVRALDGVDLTIRAGEMVSITGQSGSGKSTMMHLLGCLDRPSSGEYYLDGELVSAMSDRQLAVVRNTKIGFVFQTFNLIQRTSAIDNVAVPLFYARKLAVREASLRALEKVGLAKRGTHTPSELSGGERQRVAIARAIVNEPKILLADEPTGNLDTRTGEQIMGIFHDLHASGVTIVLVTHEMDVAVQAERVIRMRDGKIIDDRPVNDALRDELGVSHLPRPPRRSPPPMARPASV; encoded by the coding sequence CTGATAGAAATCCGGAACTTCTCCAAGCACTACGTCATGGGCAGTACGGTCGTCCGCGCGCTGGACGGTGTCGATCTGACAATCCGCGCCGGCGAGATGGTGTCCATCACGGGGCAGTCAGGCAGCGGCAAGAGCACGATGATGCACCTGCTCGGTTGTCTCGACCGGCCCAGCAGCGGCGAGTACTACCTCGACGGTGAGTTGGTCAGTGCGATGAGCGATCGTCAACTGGCCGTCGTTCGAAACACGAAGATCGGCTTTGTGTTTCAAACATTCAATCTGATTCAGCGAACCAGCGCGATTGATAATGTGGCGGTGCCGCTGTTTTACGCGAGGAAGCTGGCGGTCCGCGAGGCATCGCTGCGTGCGCTCGAGAAGGTGGGATTGGCGAAGCGTGGCACGCACACGCCGAGCGAGTTGTCCGGCGGCGAGCGACAGCGTGTCGCGATTGCTCGGGCGATCGTCAACGAACCGAAGATTCTGCTGGCCGATGAGCCAACGGGCAATCTGGACACGCGGACGGGCGAGCAGATCATGGGCATTTTCCACGATCTGCATGCATCGGGCGTCACGATCGTGCTTGTGACGCATGAGATGGATGTGGCCGTGCAGGCGGAGCGCGTGATCCGAATGCGTGACGGCAAGATCATTGATGACCGTCCGGTCAATGACGCCTTGCGCGACGAGCTGGGCGTTTCGCATTTGCCGAGGCCGCCGCGCCGTTCGCCTCCGCCAATGGCGAGGCCGGCGAGTGTGTAG
- a CDS encoding ABC transporter permease produces MRRLPIEYAVRNLGHSPVRLVLLVLGSATVLTLVIAAAAFVRGMDAALRSTGGPHNVVLVGAGSEESFERSEVDSGAAGEIAASLRGIRSRAGTVYLSPEVHAQLPLKVRADQIKGPLAMIRGVVPAAMLVHESVQIVDGRFPETGADEVMIGRMTATKLGVPDADLAIGKTMIIDHRSWTIVGRFAAPGTVIDAEVWVPLTDLKQAAKRSSDSCLVLTLDPTQTEFADVAALTKTRVDLQLASVRETDYYRRLADFLAPIRMVAWVTAGLIAVGGLFGGMNTMYAAFASRARELAALQSIGFRRSAILISLIQESLLATITGALIASAIGVLVLNGAAVRFSMGAFGLRVDSTVLLAGLISGIAMGLFGALPPAWRCLRLEIPVALKAV; encoded by the coding sequence ATGCGCCGATTGCCGATTGAGTATGCCGTTCGCAACCTCGGACACTCACCCGTCCGACTGGTCCTGCTGGTCCTTGGGAGTGCCACGGTTCTGACTCTTGTCATCGCGGCGGCGGCATTCGTGCGAGGCATGGACGCCGCGCTGCGGTCGACCGGCGGCCCCCACAATGTGGTCCTGGTCGGCGCGGGCAGCGAGGAATCGTTTGAGCGAAGCGAGGTCGACAGCGGTGCCGCCGGGGAAATCGCGGCGAGCCTGCGCGGCATCCGAAGCCGCGCAGGCACGGTATATCTTTCACCCGAAGTGCACGCCCAACTCCCCCTGAAGGTTCGCGCCGACCAAATCAAGGGGCCGCTTGCAATGATCCGAGGCGTGGTGCCGGCAGCCATGCTCGTGCATGAATCCGTACAGATCGTGGACGGGAGATTCCCTGAAACCGGTGCGGACGAAGTGATGATTGGCCGAATGACCGCAACGAAACTCGGCGTACCCGATGCCGATTTGGCGATAGGCAAAACGATGATAATCGACCATCGCTCGTGGACAATCGTCGGCCGCTTCGCCGCGCCAGGCACGGTGATCGACGCGGAGGTCTGGGTTCCGCTCACGGATCTGAAGCAGGCCGCGAAGCGTTCATCCGATTCCTGCCTGGTCCTGACGCTGGATCCGACGCAGACCGAATTCGCGGATGTCGCCGCTCTGACAAAGACGCGAGTGGATCTCCAGCTTGCGTCTGTGCGTGAAACGGACTACTACCGGCGATTGGCAGATTTTCTTGCACCAATACGCATGGTCGCCTGGGTTACGGCGGGACTGATTGCCGTCGGCGGACTCTTCGGTGGAATGAACACGATGTATGCCGCATTTGCATCACGCGCACGCGAATTGGCGGCGCTGCAATCGATCGGCTTTCGGCGAAGCGCGATTCTGATTTCGCTCATCCAGGAATCGTTGCTCGCCACTATCACCGGCGCACTGATCGCCTCAGCGATTGGGGTCCTGGTGCTGAATGGCGCCGCCGTTCGATTCTCAATGGGCGCGTTCGGACTGCGCGTCGATTCAACAGTGCTGCTGGCCGGGCTGATATCGGGAATCGCCATGGGACTATTCGGCGCGTTGCCGCCGGCATGGCGATGCCTGCGATTGGAAATTCCCGTTGCATTAAAAGCCGTATGA
- the coaD gene encoding pantetheine-phosphate adenylyltransferase yields MPNRRPRIAVFAGTFDPPTKGHLGIIDRARRLFDRTIVAVGVNPEKSPLFTAAERVEMLRELLNDATDVEVESYTGLTMDYVKNKGADVIVKGIRDTDDLRNELRQANVNMIAGDVETVFLFTDDQTALISGTLIRQIAEMGGLESNRIERLIPASVVGRLRRKLNIAQPND; encoded by the coding sequence ATGCCGAACCGACGCCCTCGCATCGCCGTATTCGCCGGAACGTTTGACCCTCCGACGAAAGGCCATCTCGGAATCATCGACCGAGCAAGGCGATTGTTCGATCGCACGATTGTGGCTGTCGGCGTCAATCCGGAGAAGTCTCCGTTGTTCACGGCCGCAGAGCGTGTCGAGATGCTCCGTGAACTGCTCAATGACGCAACGGACGTGGAGGTCGAGTCTTACACCGGCTTGACGATGGACTACGTCAAGAACAAGGGCGCGGATGTGATCGTCAAAGGCATTCGAGACACCGACGATCTGCGGAATGAACTTCGACAGGCCAACGTCAATATGATTGCCGGGGATGTCGAGACGGTTTTCCTCTTCACTGATGATCAGACAGCGCTCATCAGTGGTACCCTCATTCGGCAGATCGCGGAGATGGGCGGACTGGAGAGCAATCGGATCGAACGATTGATTCCGGCCAGCGTGGTTGGTCGATTGCGTCGGAAACTCAACATCGCGCAACCGAACGACTGA